In the Aquimarina spinulae genome, TTTTGCTACATCACGTCTTGCATTAATAGATTGATAACTGTTTTCTAATGCGAATTCTATCGCTTCATCTAGTGTAAAGGAATATGAAGAATTTGCTGGTGGCTGTTGGGCTAATATTGTGGTTGTAAATAACCAACCCAGACAGATTAACCAAAGGTTGTTTCTCATAGATATTACTCTTTTATTAGTAGATTGTTTAAAATTTTTAATCCTTTTTCTGTTGCAATGCCCCTAACATGATATTCCAGATAATCTGCCATAAGCTGAGTTATAGGAAATTTTTGCATCGGAAACATTTCCTGATCCTTTATTCCGATCATTCCATTAAAATATATTCTTGAAATAAATTGGATGTCTATATTTTTTCTAAAAACCTCCTTTTTTATTCCTCTATCCAGGTTTTCAATAACACACTCTTGCATAACCTCAAATTGTTTTGCTTTAAGAGTTTTGTATATCTTCGGATAGTATTTTTGAAGTTGATATTGTGGTGCGGTCTTTTCATTTTTCAGATGATGCATCACAAAAGCTTTAATTGCATACAATTCTTCGATAGGCCCATTTTTTTGATCTACAATAGTGTCTATTCCATTAGAAATAGTACAAAAAAGATGATCTGTAGTTGCCTTTACCAGTGCTGTTTTATTTTGAAAATGTGTGTAAATTGTCTTTTTAGAAATTCCCATCTCTGTAGCAAGATCATCCATTGTGACACTCTTAAAACCCAGGTTCAAAAACATATCATTAGCTTTTTCTATTATTTTGTCTTTCATTAAAAGGGTTCTTTTTTTTGCCAAATGTACATCTGGAAACTTTAAAAACAATAAAAGTTTCCTGAGTTTCACAAATCTTTAACATTATGCCCAGATTTTGATCAATACAATGTTTTAAATACGAGATTATGATTAGCATTAGTTTTTTAAAAAGTTTCAATTACTTTAGCATAAAAAAATACTGTGCACACAATTTCTGATTATCAGAGGTATTTTTTAGAATATCTATCTAAAAAAACGATAACTAAAGAACCCAAGAATCTTTATGAACCAATATCTTATATTCTTAATCTTGGTGGTAAACGATTGCGGCCGATTTTGGTATTAATGGCTTCCGAAATTTTTGGAGGAGATTACAAAAAAGCTTTAGATGCAGCATTGGCTATAGAGGTTTTTCATAATTTTTCACTAATACATGATGATATAATGGATGATGCCCCTCTTAGGAGAGGAAAAGAAACTGTTCATGAAAAATGGGATATAAATACAGGAATTCTTTCTGGAGATGCAATGTTAATTAATGCTTATCAATTGTTTGAAAATTATGAAGGAAATACTTTTAGAGAGCTGGCTAAACTATTTACCAAGACAGCAATAGAAGTATGTGAAGGACAACAATATGATATTGATTTTGAAACCAGAGATGATGTAACTATTCCCGAATATATCCAAATGATAGAATATAAGACGGCGGTTTTAGTTGGCGCAGCGATGAGAATGGGAGCTACCGTTGCTAATGCTCCAGAAGATTGTAGGTCCTCAATTTATGATTTTGGAAGATTATTAGGATTAGCATTTCAACTTCAGGATGATTATTTGGATGCTTTTGGGGATCCTAAGACTTTTGGTAAACAAGTAGGAGGGGATATTATTGAGAATAAAAAAACTATTTTGTATCTAAAAGCTTTGGAATTTGCAAGTGAAGAGGAGCGCATGCAATTAAAAGAATTATTTTCTCTTACTCCTAATAACCCATCTCAAAAAATAGATATTATAAAACATCTTTTTGAGAC is a window encoding:
- a CDS encoding polyprenyl synthetase family protein → MHTISDYQRYFLEYLSKKTITKEPKNLYEPISYILNLGGKRLRPILVLMASEIFGGDYKKALDAALAIEVFHNFSLIHDDIMDDAPLRRGKETVHEKWDINTGILSGDAMLINAYQLFENYEGNTFRELAKLFTKTAIEVCEGQQYDIDFETRDDVTIPEYIQMIEYKTAVLVGAAMRMGATVANAPEDCRSSIYDFGRLLGLAFQLQDDYLDAFGDPKTFGKQVGGDIIENKKTILYLKALEFASEEERMQLKELFSLTPNNPSQKIDIIKHLFETTGAKDKTRLEIEKYTNKAFSVLETLSITEDKKAILKSFGEKLMNRSV
- a CDS encoding TetR/AcrR family transcriptional regulator encodes the protein MKDKIIEKANDMFLNLGFKSVTMDDLATEMGISKKTIYTHFQNKTALVKATTDHLFCTISNGIDTIVDQKNGPIEELYAIKAFVMHHLKNEKTAPQYQLQKYYPKIYKTLKAKQFEVMQECVIENLDRGIKKEVFRKNIDIQFISRIYFNGMIGIKDQEMFPMQKFPITQLMADYLEYHVRGIATEKGLKILNNLLIKE